From Plasmodium berghei strain NK65 ny genome assembly, organelle: plastid:apicoplast, a single genomic window includes:
- the rpl4 gene encoding apicoplast ribosomal protein L4 has protein sequence MDNIIILNINNNIFNNNIIFKYKYNFFIKLYLNNYIKIYKLLVYIIKYYYLNNIYKYKNTKNRSFINFSKKKIRVQKGTGKARLKTLSSTVCKQGACTFGPFYRSKIIKYNKFIYKLIFLYLLINKRSNILIIKYEYILGLLYIYKNVKLNINELIYKILYLNGILLNKNYRIFNLYEVNNKYILLNLILYNYIVLIV, from the coding sequence ATGGATAATATTATTATATTAAATATAAATAATAATATATTTAATAATAATATAATATTTAAATATAAATATAATTTTTTTATAAAATTATATTTAAATAATTATATTAAAATATATAAATTATTAGTTTATATTATAAAATATTATTATTTAAATAATATTTATAAATATAAAAATACAAAAAATAGAAGTTTTATAAATTTTAGTAAAAAAAAAATAAGAGTTCAAAAAGGTACTGGTAAAGCTAGACTAAAGACTTTATCCTCAACTGTATGTAAACAAGGTGCTTGTACATTTGGTCCTTTTTATAGAAGTAAAATTATTAAATATAATAAATTTATATATAAGTTAATTTTTTTATATTTATTAATTAATAAGCGTAGTAATATTTTAATAATTAAATATGAGTATATTTTAGGTTTATTATATATTTATAAAAATGTTAAATTAAATATAAATGAGTTAATTTATAAAATATTATATTTAAATGGGATATTATTAAATAAAAATTATAGAATATTTAATTTATATGAAGTTAATAATAAATATATTTTATTAAATTTAATTTTATATAATTATATTGTATTAATTGTATAA